From Micromonospora nigra, one genomic window encodes:
- a CDS encoding CDP-alcohol phosphatidyltransferase family protein, with protein sequence MPRAPWRRRRTTDSPRPAGRRWAGPLRRSGSLARQVLLVRVGRRDGDLRTATDVMLPERRYADRPRRRYGLNRFQRATVETVAPVAPVLAPTVPVDESPTGPIPLLPGERTLARRMQFALVNACTLASLMLGMGAIFLAMQGEVRIAALLLIACVLLDGLDGALARRFGVSSPFGAQMDSLADMCSFGLAAPVVVYASLAGSAPTAAAAVVAALVAACAAIRLARFNVSPKDGRFFCGVPTTMAAAVLALAVLIDLPLPGLVQIAGVALLGFAMVSSFPYAKLAQLVKLPPWVWLAPVVGALIDVRLTFALIVVGYLVSGPGLWLRQRRTA encoded by the coding sequence GTGCCGAGAGCCCCATGGCGCCGGCGTCGTACGACTGACAGTCCGCGCCCTGCCGGGCGCCGCTGGGCGGGCCCGCTACGCCGTAGTGGTTCCCTCGCCCGTCAGGTGCTGCTGGTTCGGGTCGGTCGCCGCGACGGTGACCTGCGCACGGCCACCGACGTGATGCTGCCCGAGCGCCGGTACGCGGACCGCCCCCGCCGCCGGTACGGCCTGAACCGGTTCCAGCGCGCCACCGTCGAGACCGTCGCCCCGGTCGCCCCGGTCCTCGCGCCCACCGTGCCGGTGGACGAGTCGCCGACAGGCCCGATCCCGCTGCTGCCCGGCGAGCGCACCCTCGCCCGCCGGATGCAGTTCGCCCTGGTCAACGCGTGCACCCTGGCCAGCCTCATGCTCGGCATGGGCGCCATCTTCTTGGCGATGCAGGGTGAGGTGCGCATCGCCGCGCTGCTCCTGATCGCCTGCGTGCTCCTCGACGGCCTCGACGGCGCGCTGGCCCGCAGGTTCGGGGTGTCCAGTCCGTTCGGTGCCCAGATGGACTCACTGGCCGACATGTGCTCGTTCGGTCTGGCCGCGCCGGTGGTGGTCTACGCGTCCCTCGCGGGTTCGGCCCCCACGGCGGCGGCGGCCGTGGTCGCGGCGCTCGTCGCGGCCTGCGCCGCGATCCGGCTGGCCCGGTTCAACGTCTCACCGAAGGACGGCCGCTTCTTCTGCGGCGTACCGACCACGATGGCCGCCGCCGTGCTGGCACTGGCCGTGCTCATCGACCTGCCGCTGCCGGGGCTGGTGCAGATCGCCGGGGTGGCGCTGCTCGGCTTCGCGATGGTCTCCAGCTTCCCGTACGCCAAACTCGCCCAGCTGGTCAAGTTGCCGCCGTGGGTCTGGCTGGCCCCGGTCGTGGGTGCGCTGATCGACGTTCGGCTCACTTTCGCGCTGATCGTGGTGGGCTACCTGGTCAGTGGCCCGGGGCTGTGGCTGCGCCAGCGCCGCACCGCCTGA
- a CDS encoding NUDIX hydrolase: protein MTTMLEPLRRIAAYAVCADEVGRVLLVRASERSGTPGTWSLPGGAVDHGEDPNHTVVRETAAETGLSVAVCGLHDVLADMRALPERGITIHTDRLVYRVSVRGGTLTDRVDRPTDLARWVTLDEARELPLRSFTARALGLPASSADIVPDEPPEFPSFYAVPGPDGLHRAQRFAAYAVVTDPAGRVLLTRVSDGYPGAGCWHLPGGGTDYGEQPGAALIRELVEETGQRGRLVELLGVASHRDAASLGPEGYPIDWHGVRAFYRVVVDQPAPPTVGDVGGSTCEARWFGRDELGALPTDRLTEVTAEAVQAARLT from the coding sequence GTGACCACCATGCTGGAGCCGCTCCGCAGAATCGCGGCGTACGCAGTTTGTGCTGATGAAGTCGGCCGTGTGTTGCTGGTCCGCGCATCGGAGCGCTCCGGCACCCCCGGCACGTGGTCCCTGCCCGGCGGGGCCGTCGACCACGGCGAGGACCCGAACCACACGGTCGTCCGCGAGACCGCCGCCGAGACCGGGCTGTCGGTCGCCGTCTGCGGCCTGCACGACGTGCTGGCAGACATGCGGGCACTGCCCGAGCGGGGCATCACGATCCACACCGACCGCCTGGTCTACCGGGTCTCGGTCCGCGGGGGCACGCTCACCGACCGGGTGGACCGGCCGACCGACCTGGCCCGCTGGGTCACCCTCGACGAGGCGCGTGAGCTGCCGCTGCGCTCCTTCACCGCCCGCGCGCTCGGGCTGCCCGCCTCCTCGGCGGACATCGTGCCCGACGAGCCCCCGGAGTTCCCCTCCTTCTACGCCGTGCCGGGCCCGGACGGGCTGCACCGCGCGCAGCGCTTCGCCGCGTACGCCGTGGTGACCGATCCGGCCGGCCGGGTGCTGCTCACCCGGGTGTCCGACGGCTACCCGGGTGCCGGCTGCTGGCACCTACCCGGCGGCGGCACCGACTACGGCGAGCAGCCGGGCGCGGCGCTGATCCGGGAACTGGTCGAGGAGACCGGGCAGCGGGGCCGCCTGGTCGAGCTGCTCGGGGTGGCCAGCCACCGCGACGCGGCCTCGCTCGGCCCGGAGGGCTACCCGATCGACTGGCACGGCGTGCGCGCCTTCTACCGGGTCGTGGTCGACCAGCCCGCCCCGCCGACCGTCGGCGACGTCGGCGGCTCCACCTGCGAGGCCCGCTGGTTCGGCCGGGACGAGTTGGGCGCGCTGCCCACCGACCGCCTCACCGAGGTCACCGCCGAGGCCGTGCAAGCCGCCCGCCTGACCTGA
- a CDS encoding NUDIX hydrolase, whose translation MEQRRRVAAYGVLWDDDGRVLLARRSARCAYPGVWQLPGGGLSHAEHPVEAAVREFAEETGLAVAVAGIRAAVADVAVFADAGVAVHTDRLVFDVTAEPGVRGPEPAGGSDELGWFSVARAATLPLMPFTAELLGLGVRPLPPGLPTTLPAAQAAPPPPDRRQRFGAYGLVTDPAGRVLLTMIADGYPGAGRWHLPGGGTDHGEQPVTALLRELVEETGQLGRVVELMGVDNLHNPAAWGPEGRPIDWHGVRVLYRVAVDTPTEPLVTELAGGSTARAGWFAPTGLAALPLTEIAALALNHPAPRDGR comes from the coding sequence GTGGAACAGCGGAGACGGGTGGCGGCGTACGGGGTGTTGTGGGACGACGACGGGCGGGTGCTGCTCGCCCGGAGGTCGGCCAGGTGCGCGTACCCGGGTGTCTGGCAGCTGCCGGGCGGTGGGCTGTCGCACGCCGAGCACCCGGTTGAGGCGGCCGTCCGTGAGTTCGCCGAGGAGACCGGGCTGGCAGTGGCGGTGGCCGGGATCCGGGCGGCCGTCGCCGACGTGGCCGTGTTCGCCGACGCCGGGGTCGCCGTGCACACCGACCGGCTGGTCTTCGACGTGACAGCCGAGCCGGGCGTGCGCGGACCGGAGCCGGCCGGCGGCAGCGACGAGCTGGGTTGGTTCAGTGTCGCGCGGGCGGCGACCCTGCCGCTGATGCCCTTCACCGCCGAGCTGCTCGGGCTGGGCGTCAGACCCTTGCCGCCGGGGCTGCCCACCACCCTGCCGGCCGCTCAGGCCGCCCCGCCCCCGCCCGACCGGCGACAGCGCTTCGGGGCGTACGGCCTGGTCACCGATCCGGCCGGGCGGGTGCTGCTCACGATGATCGCCGACGGGTACCCGGGTGCCGGGCGCTGGCACCTGCCCGGTGGCGGGACGGATCACGGCGAGCAGCCGGTCACCGCGTTGCTGCGGGAACTGGTGGAGGAGACCGGTCAGCTCGGTCGGGTGGTCGAGCTGATGGGCGTGGACAACCTGCACAACCCGGCGGCGTGGGGCCCGGAGGGGCGTCCGATCGACTGGCACGGGGTCCGGGTGCTCTACCGGGTGGCGGTGGACACTCCCACCGAGCCGCTGGTGACCGAGCTGGCCGGCGGCTCCACCGCCCGGGCGGGCTGGTTCGCGCCGACCGGCCTGGCGGCCCTGCCGCTCACCGAGATCGCCGCCCTGGCGCTGAATCACCCGGCTCCGCGCGACGGTCGCTGA
- a CDS encoding thioester domain-containing protein translates to MIGQRGRRWARIALATVAGGALALGVAAPAVAEEAATGVAKSVAGTTVTLKLNGEKKSTSQLALKIGGKLVPAFCIDYHTNVALNGKYEEGTWDESQVKNLARVQWVLTHGYPNADATALLAAAGATLPADLSDKRRDNLLYFGTQTAVWHFSDGVTLDAWQQGGGLLGKKQYEVVQKVRDYLVANATDQPEPKAELSIDPATATATAGEKAGPFTVKGPAGEIALAVTGGGAVDAEGAPVTSTTNGGQFWLTAEGTGTATVTASAADSVSFGRVFLFTGKRAAQKLILGGSTGSTVTAEAAATFTAAPESPSPSPSAESPSPSPSTPVESPSTPGESPAPSTSPASNGGDLPLTGSPIAAAVAAGLVLLAAGAVTVLLVRRRRVRFTA, encoded by the coding sequence ATGATCGGACAACGAGGACGGCGTTGGGCGCGGATCGCCCTGGCGACCGTCGCCGGCGGTGCGCTCGCGCTCGGCGTCGCGGCCCCGGCCGTCGCCGAGGAGGCGGCCACCGGCGTGGCGAAGTCGGTCGCTGGTACCACCGTCACCCTCAAGCTCAACGGCGAGAAGAAGAGCACCTCGCAGCTCGCCCTGAAGATCGGTGGCAAGCTCGTCCCGGCCTTCTGCATCGACTACCACACCAACGTGGCGCTCAACGGCAAGTACGAGGAGGGCACCTGGGACGAGTCCCAGGTGAAGAACCTGGCCAGGGTGCAGTGGGTGCTCACCCACGGCTACCCGAACGCCGACGCCACCGCGCTGCTCGCCGCCGCGGGCGCCACCCTGCCGGCGGACCTGTCCGACAAGCGCCGCGACAACCTGCTCTACTTCGGCACCCAGACCGCCGTCTGGCACTTCAGTGACGGCGTCACCCTCGACGCCTGGCAGCAGGGCGGGGGCCTGCTCGGCAAGAAGCAGTACGAGGTGGTCCAGAAGGTACGCGACTACCTGGTCGCGAACGCGACCGACCAGCCCGAGCCGAAGGCGGAGCTGAGCATCGACCCCGCCACGGCCACCGCCACGGCCGGCGAGAAGGCCGGCCCGTTCACCGTCAAGGGCCCGGCGGGCGAGATCGCCCTCGCGGTCACCGGCGGCGGGGCGGTCGACGCCGAGGGTGCGCCGGTCACCTCGACCACCAACGGCGGCCAGTTCTGGCTGACCGCCGAGGGCACGGGCACGGCCACCGTGACGGCGTCCGCGGCCGACTCGGTCTCCTTCGGCCGGGTCTTCCTGTTCACCGGCAAGCGGGCCGCGCAGAAGCTGATCCTGGGCGGCAGCACCGGCTCGACCGTGACCGCCGAGGCGGCTGCCACCTTCACCGCTGCTCCGGAGTCGCCGTCGCCGTCGCCGTCGGCCGAATCCCCCTCCCCGTCGCCGTCCACGCCGGTGGAGTCGCCCTCGACCCCGGGAGAGAGCCCGGCCCCGTCGACGTCGCCCGCGTCCAACGGGGGTGACCTGCCCCTGACCGGCTCGCCGATCGCCGCGGCGGTCGCCGCCGGCCTGGTGCTGCTGGCCGCCGGCGCGGTGACCGTCCTGCTGGTGCGCCGTCGTCGGGTGCGCTTCACGGCCTGA
- a CDS encoding phosphatidylserine decarboxylase — MTQSPAVRTPGRSGPVRIGERAARTLVAEFARINDPKAALLVGAAPGSAVLAAAIDALLPGDTLTLVPAEGTAAGTLREHVTAQGRWVADRVTVVDTLAEAEPAAVVVAGEALTGTADETRATIEGLAKYLADGAVLSVATAPGRTAGAAAELDRQGALYGVGVDLVLRNTPPVRVFRLRFTPADAAAAGSLAPAYRPSSVPLTRSMHIDSNGVAAAGISLGLAALARLARPKSKLWLLPALAAAPVAAFFRDPERDVPEDPSAVVAAADGQVLSVQRLHDERFGDGEFLRVAVFLSVLDVHVNRSPVAGKVVDYFVADGGFANAMKPQAEHNVAAYTVLDTAHGTVVVAQRTGLIARRIVQRAPIGSLLARGERFGLIRFGSRTDVYLPADAADPLVGPGDKVVGGATVIARWR; from the coding sequence ATGACCCAGTCCCCCGCCGTGCGCACCCCCGGCCGGTCCGGTCCGGTCCGCATCGGCGAGCGTGCCGCCCGTACCCTCGTCGCCGAGTTCGCCCGGATCAACGACCCCAAGGCCGCCCTGCTGGTCGGCGCGGCCCCGGGGTCGGCGGTGCTGGCCGCCGCGATCGACGCGCTGCTTCCCGGTGACACCCTCACGCTGGTGCCGGCCGAGGGAACCGCCGCGGGGACGCTGCGTGAACACGTCACCGCCCAGGGCCGCTGGGTCGCCGACCGGGTGACGGTCGTCGACACCCTCGCCGAGGCCGAGCCGGCGGCGGTGGTCGTCGCGGGCGAGGCGCTCACCGGCACCGCCGACGAGACCCGCGCCACGATCGAGGGCCTGGCCAAGTACCTCGCCGACGGTGCGGTGCTCAGCGTCGCCACCGCGCCCGGCCGGACGGCCGGAGCCGCGGCGGAGCTGGACCGGCAGGGTGCCCTGTACGGGGTCGGCGTCGACCTGGTGCTGCGGAACACCCCCCCGGTGCGGGTGTTCCGCCTCCGGTTCACCCCCGCCGACGCGGCAGCCGCCGGCTCGCTCGCGCCGGCCTACCGGCCCTCCAGCGTGCCGCTGACCCGGAGCATGCACATCGACTCCAACGGGGTGGCCGCCGCCGGGATCAGTCTGGGCCTGGCCGCGCTGGCCCGGCTGGCCCGCCCGAAGTCGAAGCTGTGGCTGCTGCCGGCCCTGGCCGCCGCGCCGGTCGCCGCCTTCTTCCGCGACCCTGAGCGGGACGTGCCGGAGGACCCGTCGGCCGTGGTCGCCGCCGCCGACGGCCAGGTGCTGTCGGTGCAGCGGCTGCACGACGAGCGGTTCGGCGACGGCGAGTTCCTGCGGGTCGCGGTGTTCCTGTCGGTGCTGGACGTGCACGTCAACCGGTCGCCGGTGGCCGGCAAGGTGGTCGACTACTTCGTCGCCGACGGCGGTTTCGCCAACGCGATGAAGCCGCAGGCGGAGCACAACGTGGCCGCCTACACGGTGCTGGACACCGCACACGGCACGGTCGTGGTGGCGCAGCGCACGGGACTGATCGCCCGCCGGATCGTGCAGCGGGCCCCGATCGGGTCGCTGCTGGCCCGGGGTGAACGGTTCGGGCTGATCCGGTTCGGTTCGCGTACCGACGTCTACCTGCCCGCCGACGCGGCGGACCCACTGGTCGGGCCGGGCGACAAGGTCGTCGGCGGTGCGACCGTCATCGCGCGCTGGCGCTGA
- a CDS encoding ATP-binding protein → MTREPAIITVTQPPRLYRAPEHRMAAGVAAGIADHLGISVVRVRVAFTVLLGLSGLGLLLYAAFWAVVPLRPGDTAVPPRRDVAQLLPFVAIGLGVLLIQVLLFDFVGAAGTAGWLVAIIAVGAGVIWHQSAPERRRQWGESLPVPWLGAVVEESDRRAFVLRFIGGGVLVAVGIIGVAAVYSPAQNLDAVVNGVIFALVGLAGVGVVAAPVLWRTWNQLRSEREGRIREQERAELAAMVHDQVLHTLALIQRNATDVKAVQRLARGQERSLRSWLYKPTASPTERFAAAVEQAAAEVEDTFAITVETVVVGDRETDERVGALVAAAREALVNAARHAGVQTVSLYAEVEPEQVSVFVRDRGKGFDPDTVEDHRHGVRGSIVGRMKRHGGRAEIRSGPGEGTEVRLILSTPGESSTTERDKS, encoded by the coding sequence GTGACCAGGGAGCCCGCGATCATCACCGTGACCCAGCCGCCCCGCCTCTACCGCGCTCCGGAGCACCGGATGGCGGCGGGGGTGGCCGCCGGCATCGCCGACCACCTGGGCATCTCGGTGGTGCGGGTCCGGGTCGCCTTCACCGTCCTGCTCGGCCTGTCGGGCCTCGGCCTGCTGCTGTACGCCGCCTTCTGGGCCGTCGTGCCGCTGCGCCCCGGCGACACCGCCGTGCCGCCCCGGCGGGACGTCGCCCAGCTGCTGCCGTTCGTGGCGATCGGGCTGGGCGTCCTGTTGATCCAGGTGCTGCTGTTCGACTTCGTCGGCGCGGCCGGCACCGCCGGATGGCTCGTCGCGATCATCGCGGTGGGTGCGGGGGTGATCTGGCACCAGTCCGCGCCCGAGCGCCGGCGGCAGTGGGGCGAATCGCTGCCGGTCCCGTGGTTGGGCGCCGTGGTGGAGGAGAGCGACCGGCGCGCCTTCGTGCTGCGGTTCATCGGCGGCGGGGTGCTGGTCGCGGTGGGCATCATCGGGGTCGCGGCGGTCTACTCGCCCGCCCAGAACCTCGACGCCGTGGTCAACGGCGTGATCTTCGCGCTGGTCGGGCTGGCCGGCGTCGGGGTCGTCGCCGCTCCGGTGCTCTGGCGGACGTGGAACCAGCTCCGCTCGGAACGGGAGGGGCGCATCCGCGAGCAGGAGCGGGCGGAGTTGGCGGCCATGGTGCACGACCAGGTGCTGCACACCCTCGCGCTGATCCAGCGCAACGCGACCGACGTCAAGGCCGTGCAACGGCTGGCCCGGGGGCAGGAGCGCTCGCTGCGTAGCTGGCTCTACAAGCCCACCGCGTCGCCCACCGAACGGTTCGCCGCCGCCGTCGAGCAGGCCGCCGCCGAGGTGGAGGACACCTTCGCGATCACCGTCGAGACGGTGGTGGTCGGCGACCGGGAGACCGACGAACGGGTCGGCGCGTTGGTGGCCGCCGCCCGCGAGGCCCTGGTCAACGCGGCGCGGCACGCGGGGGTGCAGACGGTCTCGCTGTACGCCGAGGTCGAGCCCGAGCAGGTCAGCGTCTTCGTGCGGGACCGGGGGAAGGGCTTCGATCCGGATACGGTGGAGGACCACCGGCACGGCGTCCGGGGGTCGATCGTCGGCCGGATGAAGCGCCACGGCGGCCGGGCGGAGATCCGGTCCGGGCCGGGCGAGGGGACCGAGGTCCGGCTGATCCTGTCGACCCCCGGGGAGTCGTCCACCACAGAAAGGGACAAATCATGA
- a CDS encoding PspC domain-containing protein, giving the protein MTEEAAQPPRPGATGPDGAPSPVPPATTSSPRGEPSEPPEPSDGEAATAGEAPTAGEAPTAGAAHPAGVAAGREAGDPPPYSGTPPWATAPPVAEPATGATDAGPPPPGAGLPPGAGSPPPAGFTSRYGLVRPREGRYLAGVCAAIGRATNTDPVLWRVLLAVLGFFGGIGILVYVSAWLIIPGEGDSASPVESMLGRGRSSMSPVTVIVLSVVVAVGFGYIVTDAFRAVLLGAAILIGGALLLNREHRTRAAGPAPAPPAAPPPAPAPPVTWPAPPAYAPPAAPTVAGPTAPWPYAVVSGAPTSPLGPQGLPGEPTAGPPATPPPGWPAPPPALPATAPRPPVYRAPFAPHGPYAGPPAAGPYPPVRPPKPVKRPRERSPLGAVTFSLIFVALGVVGVLNLLGVFPVSASAYFAAALAVIGLGLLVGTWFGRARWLIALGVVTAAALAVATVAESYDRVRGVDGAVTWAPTSTRDLADRYENSFGDAVLDLRAIDFAAGGHTDLTVGINFGKATVVLPPNVDVTAVAHVTAGEAVVLGERSSGLDGQRREVTDLGTDGAGGGTLRLTLQVNAGQLEVIR; this is encoded by the coding sequence ATGACCGAGGAAGCTGCCCAGCCACCCCGGCCCGGGGCGACCGGGCCGGACGGGGCGCCGTCGCCCGTACCGCCGGCGACCACGTCGTCTCCGCGGGGCGAACCGTCCGAACCGCCCGAACCGTCCGACGGGGAGGCCGCCACCGCCGGGGAGGCCCCCACGGCCGGGGAGGCCCCCACGGCCGGAGCCGCCCACCCGGCCGGGGTCGCCGCCGGTCGGGAAGCCGGGGACCCACCGCCGTACTCCGGCACCCCGCCCTGGGCCACCGCGCCGCCGGTGGCCGAGCCGGCCACCGGCGCGACCGACGCGGGCCCGCCACCACCGGGAGCTGGCCTGCCACCGGGAGCTGGTTCGCCACCACCGGCCGGCTTCACCTCGCGGTACGGGCTGGTGCGCCCCCGCGAGGGCCGCTACCTGGCCGGCGTGTGCGCGGCGATCGGCCGCGCCACGAACACCGATCCGGTGCTCTGGCGGGTGCTGCTCGCCGTGCTCGGCTTCTTCGGAGGCATCGGCATCCTCGTCTACGTCAGCGCCTGGCTGATCATTCCCGGCGAGGGTGACAGCGCCTCGCCCGTGGAGTCGATGCTCGGCCGGGGCCGGTCCAGCATGTCGCCGGTCACCGTGATCGTGCTGAGCGTCGTGGTCGCGGTGGGCTTCGGCTACATCGTCACCGACGCGTTCCGGGCCGTGCTGCTCGGTGCCGCGATCCTGATCGGCGGGGCGCTGCTGCTCAACCGGGAGCACCGGACCCGCGCAGCCGGGCCCGCCCCGGCCCCACCGGCCGCCCCGCCGCCCGCGCCGGCACCCCCGGTGACCTGGCCCGCGCCGCCCGCGTACGCGCCACCGGCAGCGCCCACGGTCGCGGGGCCGACCGCTCCGTGGCCGTACGCCGTGGTCTCCGGGGCCCCGACGTCCCCCCTCGGCCCCCAGGGACTCCCCGGGGAACCGACCGCCGGGCCGCCGGCGACTCCCCCGCCGGGCTGGCCCGCGCCGCCCCCCGCCCTACCGGCCACGGCTCCCCGGCCCCCGGTCTACCGGGCGCCGTTCGCCCCGCACGGCCCGTACGCCGGGCCACCGGCCGCCGGACCGTACCCGCCGGTGCGGCCACCGAAGCCAGTGAAGAGACCGCGCGAACGCTCTCCCCTCGGGGCGGTGACCTTCTCCCTGATCTTCGTGGCCCTGGGCGTGGTGGGCGTGCTCAACCTGCTCGGCGTCTTCCCGGTGAGCGCGTCGGCGTACTTCGCGGCGGCACTGGCCGTGATCGGGCTCGGCCTGCTGGTCGGCACCTGGTTCGGCCGGGCGCGCTGGCTGATCGCCCTCGGTGTGGTGACCGCCGCCGCGCTGGCGGTGGCCACGGTCGCCGAGTCCTACGACCGGGTACGCGGCGTGGACGGGGCGGTCACCTGGGCGCCCACCAGCACCCGCGACCTCGCGGACCGGTACGAGAACAGCTTCGGCGACGCGGTGCTCGACCTGCGCGCGATCGACTTCGCCGCCGGCGGCCACACGGACCTCACCGTGGGCATCAACTTCGGCAAGGCCACCGTGGTGCTGCCGCCGAACGTCGACGTGACCGCCGTGGCGCACGTCACCGCCGGCGAGGCGGTCGTCCTCGGTGAGCGCTCCAGCGGGCTCGACGGCCAGCGTCGGGAGGTCACCGACCTCGGCACGGACGGCGCCGGTGGCGGAACGCTACGACTGACGCTCCAGGTCAACGCCGGTCAACTGGAGGTGATCCGATGA
- a CDS encoding PspC domain-containing protein encodes MTDTSAFQPPYKQLRRPTTDRMVAGVASGVGRYVAVDPNLVRVVFAVATLLTGGLAGLAYPIMWFLMPEEPAGAPAWPHPARGVPYTPAPQPHVPQPHAPAPQPGGAWTHRPPTAPTATPEPTPRPQPQPPAR; translated from the coding sequence ATGACCGACACCAGTGCTTTCCAGCCTCCGTACAAGCAGCTCCGCCGCCCCACCACCGACCGGATGGTCGCCGGGGTGGCCAGCGGCGTCGGCCGCTACGTCGCCGTCGATCCCAACCTCGTGCGGGTCGTCTTCGCCGTCGCCACCTTGCTCACCGGCGGGCTCGCCGGGCTCGCGTACCCGATCATGTGGTTCCTGATGCCCGAGGAGCCGGCCGGCGCGCCCGCCTGGCCGCACCCCGCACGCGGCGTGCCGTACACCCCGGCTCCGCAGCCGCACGTCCCGCAGCCGCACGCTCCCGCCCCGCAGCCGGGTGGCGCGTGGACCCACAGGCCGCCGACGGCTCCGACCGCGACGCCGGAGCCCACCCCTCGGCCGCAGCCTCAGCCGCCGGCCCGGTGA
- a CDS encoding response regulator, giving the protein MTEQSPVVSAGGPVERLRVFLVDDHAMFRAGVRAELGAHVEVVGEASTVAEAVSRIAASEPDVVLLDVHMPDGGGRAVLEAMRRSHPQVRFLALSVSDAAEDVIGLIRAGARGYVTKTISPDELAAAIRRVADGDAVFSPRLAGFVLDAFAARPDAPVADPELDQLTNREREVLRLLARGYAYKEIAKELYISIKTVETHVSNVLRKLQMSNRYELSRWAADRRLV; this is encoded by the coding sequence ATGACTGAGCAGTCACCGGTCGTGTCGGCGGGCGGGCCCGTCGAGCGGCTGCGGGTGTTCCTCGTGGACGACCACGCCATGTTCCGCGCCGGGGTCCGCGCCGAGCTGGGCGCACACGTGGAGGTGGTGGGCGAGGCGAGCACGGTGGCCGAGGCGGTCAGCCGGATCGCCGCGTCGGAGCCGGACGTGGTGCTGCTCGACGTGCACATGCCCGACGGCGGCGGGCGGGCCGTGCTGGAGGCGATGCGGCGCAGTCATCCCCAGGTCAGGTTCCTGGCGCTGAGCGTGTCCGACGCTGCCGAGGACGTGATCGGCCTGATCCGGGCCGGGGCGAGGGGCTACGTCACCAAGACCATCTCACCGGACGAGCTGGCGGCCGCGATCCGCCGGGTCGCCGACGGGGACGCGGTGTTCAGCCCCCGGCTGGCGGGTTTCGTGCTGGACGCCTTCGCGGCCCGGCCCGACGCGCCGGTCGCCGATCCCGAGCTGGACCAGCTCACCAACCGCGAACGTGAGGTGCTGCGGCTGTTGGCGCGGGGGTACGCGTACAAGGAGATCGCCAAGGAGCTGTACATCTCGATCAAGACGGTGGAGACCCACGTCTCCAACGTGCTGCGCAAGCTCCAGATGTCCAACCGCTACGAGTTGTCGCGCTGGGCGGCGGACCGTCGCCTCGTCTGA